In one Sphingomonas sp. AP4-R1 genomic region, the following are encoded:
- a CDS encoding bifunctional transcriptional activator/DNA repair enzyme AdaA translates to MIEDAMRIDEAEAWRAVRARDRTADGRFVTGVLSTGIYCRPSCAARHPRRENVRFHPDPAAARAAGLRPCLRCRPDDVAADELAIARAIALIAEAEMPPSLTEMAEVAGYSPHHFHRLFRRATGVTPAAYARAVRARRVEQALAAEPDVTAAVYAAGYAAPARFYADADRRLGMTPGAWRRGGQGEMIRWCRVPTALGAMLFAATGRGVCRLAFDEGEDDLRRRFPLARVEHGGADMVTQAARAVAAVRMPAGGPAVSDAVRRAAFEEAARMELARPPIAGEADRDAA, encoded by the coding sequence ATGATCGAGGATGCGATGCGGATCGATGAGGCGGAGGCGTGGCGGGCCGTGCGGGCCCGCGATCGGACGGCGGACGGGCGCTTCGTCACGGGCGTCCTGTCGACCGGGATCTACTGCCGCCCGTCCTGCGCGGCGCGGCACCCCCGCCGGGAGAATGTGCGCTTCCATCCCGATCCCGCCGCCGCGCGCGCTGCCGGCCTGCGCCCCTGCCTGCGCTGCCGGCCGGACGACGTGGCGGCCGACGAACTGGCCATCGCGCGCGCCATCGCCCTGATCGCCGAGGCGGAGATGCCGCCCTCGCTGACCGAGATGGCGGAGGTGGCGGGCTACAGCCCGCATCATTTCCACCGCCTGTTCCGGCGGGCGACGGGGGTGACGCCCGCCGCCTATGCCCGAGCCGTCCGCGCGCGTCGGGTGGAGCAGGCGCTGGCGGCGGAGCCGGACGTGACGGCGGCGGTCTATGCGGCGGGCTATGCCGCGCCGGCGCGTTTCTATGCCGATGCGGATCGCCGGCTGGGCATGACTCCCGGTGCATGGCGGCGGGGCGGACAGGGGGAAATGATCCGCTGGTGCCGCGTGCCGACGGCTCTGGGCGCGATGCTGTTCGCCGCGACCGGGCGCGGCGTGTGTCGGCTCGCGTTCGACGAAGGCGAGGATGATCTGCGGCGCCGTTTCCCGCTCGCGCGGGTGGAGCATGGCGGCGCCGACATGGTGACGCAGGCGGCGCGCGCGGTCGCCGCCGTGCGGATGCCGGCGGGCGGCCCGGCCGTGTCCGATGCCGTGCGCCGTGCCGCCTTCGAGGAAGCCGCCCGGATGGAACTCGCCCGACCCCCGATAGCAGGCGAGGCCGACCGGGACGCGGCCTGA
- a CDS encoding class I SAM-dependent methyltransferase, producing MNRSALSRAARFVARMSTILAAEGPSRLIEKVRSRLGASGRAYRRMKRQDDARFDAAGYDTGGIQTLYTMKIVGENGAAGGNHIATPTEDFEAAVALLDIPVEGATFIDLGSGKGRAVLMAADHPFQRVIGVEFAKELHDVAVANFAKRAALHGADDRVALHLDDATRFPLPPGPLVLFLFNPFDPPVLTDVVDAAMDSWKADPRPIRILYMNPVHHAAWTAGGWQERPARPGLSVFAPPHDG from the coding sequence ATGAACCGATCCGCTCTGTCGAGAGCCGCCCGCTTTGTGGCCCGCATGTCGACCATCCTGGCGGCCGAGGGCCCGTCCCGGCTGATCGAGAAGGTGCGTTCTCGGCTGGGCGCGAGCGGTCGCGCCTATCGGCGCATGAAGCGGCAGGATGATGCGCGCTTCGACGCCGCCGGTTACGATACGGGCGGGATCCAGACGCTCTACACGATGAAGATCGTGGGCGAGAACGGAGCGGCCGGCGGCAATCACATCGCCACGCCGACCGAGGATTTCGAAGCCGCCGTCGCCCTGCTCGACATTCCGGTCGAAGGCGCCACCTTCATCGATCTGGGCTCGGGCAAGGGCCGCGCGGTGCTGATGGCCGCCGATCACCCGTTCCAACGCGTCATCGGCGTGGAATTCGCCAAGGAACTGCACGACGTGGCGGTCGCCAACTTCGCGAAGCGCGCCGCGCTCCATGGGGCCGACGATCGCGTCGCGCTCCATCTGGACGATGCGACGCGCTTTCCGCTTCCCCCGGGCCCCCTGGTCCTGTTCCTGTTCAACCCGTTCGATCCGCCGGTGCTGACCGATGTGGTGGATGCCGCGATGGATTCGTGGAAGGCCGATCCCCGGCCGATCCGCATCCTCTACATGAACCCTGTCCATCACGCCGCCTGGACGGCGGGCGGATGGCAGGAGCGCCCGGCGCGTCCCGGCCTCTCCGTCTTCGCCCCGCCGCACGACGGCTGA
- a CDS encoding DUF535 family protein: MTKPEIGPAYPGDRPDIPQEPRKAVRPGASRNRAMMALRHVALGLRHWPLMLKLWQAPAGSPLSAIVRWRPEIWGMLQAPFVSAWWEADERFDRIIDHCDLVATLGRPFDILPNEFVDLIDLPELGADVRIKIDSPRWMLRDGLLVMSLWIGADRVYSLAFTLSDAHGQRVAYVGGIQGRRSDHSLERNRLLTKTAHGMRPSDLLFEIFRMLCHEIGVEHIRGVSDSNRHQRSDYFRARTDFSDPVRFDYDGFWRERGGVRGARGFFILPAIARQRAEEEIPARKRKLYRQRHQMLESIRQHLHITLRLPHLIQIQEHEPRWM; the protein is encoded by the coding sequence ATGACCAAGCCTGAGATCGGCCCCGCTTATCCCGGGGATCGGCCGGATATTCCGCAGGAGCCGCGCAAGGCCGTGCGGCCGGGCGCCTCGCGCAACCGCGCGATGATGGCGCTGCGGCACGTGGCGCTCGGCCTCCGCCACTGGCCGCTGATGCTGAAGCTGTGGCAGGCGCCGGCCGGCAGCCCCCTGTCCGCGATCGTCCGCTGGCGCCCGGAAATCTGGGGCATGCTGCAGGCCCCGTTCGTCTCCGCCTGGTGGGAGGCGGACGAGCGCTTCGACCGGATCATCGATCATTGCGATCTGGTGGCGACGCTCGGGCGGCCGTTCGATATCCTGCCCAACGAATTCGTCGACCTGATCGACCTGCCCGAACTTGGCGCCGACGTGCGCATCAAGATCGATTCGCCGCGCTGGATGCTGCGCGACGGCCTGCTGGTGATGAGCCTGTGGATCGGGGCGGACCGGGTCTATTCGCTCGCCTTCACGCTCTCCGACGCGCACGGGCAGCGCGTCGCCTATGTCGGCGGCATCCAGGGGCGCCGCAGCGACCATTCGCTGGAGCGCAATCGCCTGCTGACCAAGACGGCGCATGGCATGCGCCCGTCGGACCTGCTGTTCGAGATCTTCCGGATGCTGTGCCACGAGATCGGCGTGGAGCATATCCGCGGCGTATCGGACAGCAATCGCCACCAGCGCAGCGACTATTTCCGCGCGCGCACGGATTTCAGCGATCCCGTCCGCTTCGATTATGACGGCTTCTGGCGCGAGCGGGGCGGCGTGCGCGGCGCGCGCGGCTTCTTCATCCTGCCGGCCATCGCGCGCCAGCGCGCGGAGGAGGAGATTCCGGCACGCAAGCGCAAGCTCTATCGCCAGCGTCACCAGATGCTGGAGAGCATCCGCCAGCATCTGCACATCACGCTGCGCCTGCCGCACCTGATCCAGATCCAGGAGCATGAACCGCGCTGGATGTGA
- a CDS encoding primosomal protein N' has translation MNKRARVLLLNAALGPLDYRVDPGQHVEPGSIVLAPLGPRQLAGVVWEPERMPSDAEVGDNRLRPLAGVYDLPPLAAPLRRLIEWTADYYLAPPAAVLRMALASASALDGGRTIVEYRATGHVPPRLTPQRAQALERIEKRQGLVRELATVADVSDAVIRGLVKAGAIEPVEVHIDDPFPEPDPDHAQPALSEEQAGAASALAGSVEAKGFKPWLLDGVTGSGKTEVYFEAVAAALRSGRQTLVLLPEIALTEPFLKRFAGRFGVAPVAWHSDLRQSQRRRAWRAIASGEAKVVVGARSALFLPYANLGLIVIDEAHETSFKQEEGVAYHARDTAVMRARFEDVPIILASATPAIETRHQVALGHYAELTLPDRFGGATMPDIIAVDLTHDRPDRGRWLSPPLVAALRETITRGEQSLLFLNRRGYAPLTLCRTCGHRFQCPNCTAWMVEHRLTARLACHHCGHVMPPPKACPECKEEDSLVPCGPGVERIADEVAAILPDARTAIVTSDTLWSPAKAAEFVGRMEDGAIDIVIGTQLVTKGYHFPNLTLVGVVDADLGLSGGDLRAAERSFQQIAQVAGRAGRGEKPGRVIVQTYEPGAPVIQALVSGDRESFYEAETDARRIANAPPFGRFAGIIVSSESLDEAVATARLIGRAAPEVEGMEVYGPAPAPLAMLRGRHRQRLLVHARRSLDVQDVMRAWLGPLEWPRGVRVAVDVDPYSFL, from the coding sequence GTGAATAAACGCGCCCGCGTCCTCCTGCTCAATGCCGCGCTCGGCCCGCTCGATTATCGGGTGGATCCGGGCCAGCATGTCGAGCCCGGCAGCATCGTCCTCGCTCCCCTTGGGCCCCGCCAGCTGGCGGGCGTGGTGTGGGAGCCGGAGCGGATGCCGTCCGACGCCGAGGTGGGCGACAATCGCCTGCGGCCCTTGGCGGGCGTCTATGATCTGCCGCCGCTCGCCGCGCCCTTGCGCCGCCTGATCGAGTGGACCGCCGATTATTATCTCGCCCCGCCCGCCGCCGTGCTGCGGATGGCGCTGGCGTCGGCTTCGGCGCTGGATGGCGGGCGCACGATCGTGGAATATCGCGCCACCGGCCATGTGCCGCCGCGCCTCACGCCGCAGCGCGCGCAGGCGCTGGAGCGGATCGAGAAAAGGCAGGGCCTCGTCCGCGAACTGGCGACGGTGGCCGATGTGTCGGACGCCGTGATCCGTGGTCTCGTGAAGGCGGGCGCGATCGAGCCGGTCGAGGTCCATATCGACGATCCCTTCCCGGAGCCCGACCCCGATCATGCCCAGCCCGCGCTCAGCGAGGAGCAGGCCGGGGCCGCATCGGCGCTGGCCGGATCGGTCGAGGCGAAGGGCTTCAAGCCCTGGCTGCTCGACGGCGTCACCGGATCGGGCAAGACGGAGGTGTATTTCGAGGCGGTCGCCGCCGCGCTCCGCTCGGGCCGTCAGACGCTCGTGCTGCTGCCCGAAATCGCGCTGACCGAGCCGTTCCTGAAGCGCTTCGCCGGCCGCTTCGGCGTGGCGCCCGTCGCCTGGCATTCGGATCTGCGCCAGTCGCAGCGCCGCCGCGCGTGGCGCGCGATCGCCAGCGGCGAGGCGAAGGTGGTGGTCGGCGCGCGTTCGGCCCTGTTCCTCCCTTATGCGAATCTCGGCCTGATCGTGATCGACGAGGCGCACGAGACCAGCTTCAAGCAGGAGGAAGGCGTCGCCTATCACGCCCGCGACACGGCGGTGATGCGCGCGCGGTTCGAGGATGTGCCGATCATCCTCGCCTCCGCCACGCCCGCGATCGAGACGCGCCATCAGGTCGCGCTCGGCCATTATGCCGAGCTGACCCTGCCCGATCGCTTCGGCGGCGCGACGATGCCCGACATCATAGCGGTCGATCTCACGCACGACCGCCCCGATCGCGGCCGCTGGCTGAGCCCCCCTCTGGTGGCGGCGCTCCGCGAGACGATCACGCGTGGCGAGCAGTCCCTGCTGTTCCTCAACCGGCGCGGCTATGCCCCGCTCACGCTGTGCCGGACCTGCGGACATCGCTTCCAATGCCCGAACTGCACGGCGTGGATGGTCGAGCATCGCCTGACCGCGCGGCTCGCCTGCCATCATTGCGGCCATGTGATGCCCCCGCCCAAGGCCTGCCCGGAGTGCAAGGAGGAGGACAGCCTCGTCCCCTGCGGGCCCGGCGTGGAGCGCATCGCGGACGAAGTGGCGGCGATCCTGCCCGATGCGCGCACCGCGATCGTCACGTCGGACACGCTCTGGTCGCCCGCCAAGGCGGCCGAGTTCGTCGGGCGGATGGAGGATGGCGCAATCGATATCGTGATCGGCACGCAACTCGTCACGAAGGGCTATCACTTCCCCAATCTCACGCTCGTGGGCGTGGTCGATGCCGATCTGGGTCTGTCGGGCGGCGATCTGCGCGCGGCCGAGCGCAGCTTCCAGCAGATCGCGCAGGTGGCGGGTCGCGCCGGGCGCGGCGAGAAACCCGGCCGCGTGATCGTCCAGACCTATGAGCCCGGCGCGCCCGTCATCCAGGCGCTCGTCTCGGGCGACCGGGAGAGTTTCTACGAGGCCGAGACGGACGCCCGCCGCATCGCCAATGCGCCCCCGTTCGGGCGCTTCGCAGGCATCATCGTCTCGTCGGAAAGCCTCGACGAAGCGGTCGCCACCGCGCGCCTGATCGGCCGCGCCGCGCCCGAGGTGGAGGGGATGGAGGTCTACGGCCCCGCCCCCGCGCCGCTCGCCATGCTGCGCGGGCGCCATCGCCAGCGGCTGCTGGTCCACGCCCGCCGCTCGCTCGACGTGCAGGATGTGATGCGCGCGTGGCTCGGCCCGCTGGAATGGCCGCGCGGCGTGCGCGTCGCGGTCGACGTCGATCCCTACAGCTTCCTGTGA
- a CDS encoding DUF1467 family protein gives MKLSSIIAIYSLFWALSFFFVLPFRLQRKGQADLPVPGSMPGAPPSFSFGRTAFWTTIVAAVLFGLFYLNYVMGWLPAEAFDFVPHGMLEGH, from the coding sequence ATGAAGCTCAGCTCGATCATCGCGATCTATTCGCTCTTCTGGGCGCTGAGCTTCTTCTTCGTCCTGCCCTTCCGCCTCCAGCGGAAGGGTCAGGCGGACCTCCCGGTCCCCGGCTCCATGCCCGGCGCCCCGCCCAGCTTCAGCTTCGGCCGCACCGCCTTCTGGACGACGATCGTCGCGGCGGTCCTGTTCGGCCTGTTCTATCTGAATTACGTGATGGGCTGGCTCCCCGCCGAAGCCTTCGACTTCGTGCCCCACGGCATGCTCGAAGGCCACTGA
- the gltA gene encoding citrate synthase: MGGTSTIGIDGKSFDYTVRSGSTGPDVVDIRKFYADTGAFTYDPGFTSTASCESKITYIDGDQGVLLHRGYPIDQLAEKSSFMEVSYLLLNGELPNQAELDKFTYTINRHTMVHEQIATFYRGFRRDAHPMAIMCGVVGALSAFYPDSTDIGDPEQRKIASHRLIAKIPTLAAMAYKYSVGQPFLYPDNSLSYAGNFLRMTFGVPAEEYEIDPIIESAMDKIFILHADHEQNASTSTVRLAGSSGANPFACIAAGIATLWGPAHGGANEAALNMLREIGTPDKIPEYIARAKNKDDPFRLMGFGHRVYKNFDPRAKVLSKAATEVLDKLGISDPVLDTARELEQIALKDDYFIEKKLYPNVDFYSGVILSAIGFPTSMFTVLFALARTAGWISQWNEMITDPDQKIGRPRQLYTGATQRDYVPLSAR; encoded by the coding sequence ATGGGCGGAACGAGCACTATCGGCATCGATGGCAAAAGCTTCGATTACACCGTGCGCTCCGGCAGTACGGGCCCGGACGTCGTCGACATCCGCAAATTCTATGCCGATACCGGCGCGTTCACCTACGATCCGGGCTTCACCTCGACGGCGAGCTGCGAATCGAAGATCACCTATATCGATGGCGATCAGGGCGTCCTGCTCCACCGCGGCTATCCGATCGACCAGCTCGCCGAAAAGTCCAGCTTCATGGAGGTTTCGTACCTCCTGCTGAACGGCGAGCTGCCGAACCAGGCCGAACTCGACAAGTTCACCTACACGATCAACCGCCACACGATGGTGCACGAGCAGATCGCCACCTTCTACCGTGGCTTCCGTCGGGATGCGCACCCGATGGCGATCATGTGCGGCGTGGTCGGCGCACTGTCCGCTTTCTATCCGGACTCGACCGACATCGGCGATCCCGAGCAGCGCAAGATCGCCAGCCACCGCCTGATCGCGAAGATCCCGACGCTGGCGGCGATGGCCTACAAATATTCGGTCGGCCAGCCCTTCCTCTACCCGGACAACAGCCTGTCCTATGCAGGCAATTTCCTGCGCATGACGTTCGGCGTTCCGGCCGAGGAGTATGAGATCGATCCCATCATCGAAAGCGCGATGGACAAGATCTTCATTCTGCACGCCGATCATGAGCAGAATGCCTCGACCTCGACCGTGCGTCTCGCCGGTTCGTCGGGCGCGAACCCGTTCGCGTGCATCGCGGCCGGCATCGCCACCCTGTGGGGCCCGGCGCATGGCGGCGCGAACGAAGCCGCGCTGAACATGCTCCGCGAGATCGGCACGCCGGACAAGATCCCGGAATATATCGCCCGCGCCAAGAACAAGGACGATCCGTTCCGCCTGATGGGCTTCGGCCACCGCGTGTACAAGAATTTCGATCCGCGCGCGAAGGTCCTGTCCAAGGCCGCGACCGAAGTGCTCGACAAGCTGGGCATCAGCGATCCCGTGCTGGATACGGCGCGCGAGCTGGAGCAGATCGCCCTCAAGGACGATTACTTCATCGAGAAGAAGCTCTACCCGAACGTGGACTTCTATTCGGGCGTGATCCTGTCCGCGATCGGCTTCCCCACCTCGATGTTCACCGTGCTGTTCGCGCTCGCGCGCACCGCCGGCTGGATCTCGCAGTGGAACGAGATGATCACGGATCCCGATCAGAAGATCGGCCGTCCGCGTCAGCTCTACACCGGCGCCACCCAGCGCGATTACGTGCCGCTCAGCGCCCGCTGA
- the gltX gene encoding glutamate--tRNA ligase, protein MSASAPEATGTAVVTRFAPSPTGYLHIGGARTALFNWLFARHHGGKFLLRIEDTDRARSTEPAIEAILDGMRWLNLDWDGEEVFQFARMERHAEVAKAMLDNGHAYRCYMTQEELAAARELAQAEKRPFKVDSPWRDRDPSEAPAGQPFVVRIKAERGGETTIHDKVQGAVTVANDVLDDMILLRSDGTPTYMLAVVVDDHDMGVTHVIRGDDHLNNAFRQLGIIKAMGWPEPTYAHIPLIHGADGAKLSKRHGALGVDAYRDELGLLSEAVNNYLLRLGWGHGDEEIIPRDRAIELFDLAGVGRSASRFDLKKLENLNGHYLREADDDRLTDLISARIGLENDSEKRDLLRRAMPSLKPRAKNLNELAESAGFLFRTRPLDVDEAATKLLDGPARLLLARARDALAAVDDWSLEALEAAVRQIAEKEELGLGKLAQPLRAALTGRTTSPGIFDVLVLLGREECLARLGDQIDRPETF, encoded by the coding sequence TTGAGCGCAAGCGCACCTGAAGCGACGGGCACGGCGGTCGTCACCCGCTTTGCCCCCTCGCCGACCGGCTATCTCCACATTGGCGGAGCGCGCACCGCGCTCTTCAACTGGCTGTTCGCCCGCCACCATGGCGGCAAATTCCTGCTCCGCATCGAGGATACGGATCGCGCCCGCTCCACCGAGCCCGCGATCGAGGCGATCCTGGACGGGATGCGCTGGCTGAACCTCGACTGGGATGGCGAGGAAGTCTTCCAGTTCGCCCGGATGGAGCGCCATGCCGAGGTGGCGAAGGCGATGCTCGACAACGGCCATGCCTATCGCTGCTACATGACGCAGGAGGAGCTGGCCGCCGCCCGTGAGCTGGCGCAGGCCGAGAAGCGCCCGTTCAAGGTCGACAGCCCCTGGCGGGACCGCGATCCGTCCGAGGCGCCCGCAGGCCAGCCCTTCGTCGTCCGCATCAAGGCCGAGCGCGGCGGCGAGACGACGATCCACGACAAGGTGCAGGGCGCCGTCACCGTCGCCAACGACGTGCTGGACGACATGATCCTGCTCCGGTCTGACGGCACGCCCACCTATATGCTCGCGGTCGTCGTCGACGATCACGACATGGGCGTGACCCACGTGATCCGCGGCGACGATCATCTGAACAACGCCTTCCGCCAGCTCGGCATCATCAAGGCGATGGGCTGGCCCGAGCCGACCTACGCGCACATCCCGCTGATCCACGGCGCGGACGGCGCCAAGCTTTCGAAGCGTCATGGCGCGCTGGGCGTGGACGCCTATCGCGACGAACTGGGTCTGCTGTCGGAGGCGGTGAACAATTACCTCCTCCGCCTCGGCTGGGGCCATGGCGACGAGGAGATCATCCCCCGCGACCGCGCGATCGAATTGTTCGATCTGGCGGGCGTCGGCCGCAGCGCCTCGCGCTTCGATCTGAAGAAGCTCGAGAACCTCAACGGCCATTATCTGCGCGAGGCGGACGATGATCGGCTGACCGATCTGATAAGCGCCCGGATCGGCCTCGAAAACGACTCGGAAAAGCGCGATCTGTTGCGCCGCGCCATGCCGTCTCTCAAGCCAAGAGCCAAGAATCTCAATGAGTTGGCAGAGAGCGCGGGATTCCTTTTCCGCACCCGCCCGCTGGACGTGGACGAAGCCGCAACCAAGCTGCTAGATGGCCCCGCGCGCCTTCTTCTGGCGCGTGCCCGGGACGCGCTCGCGGCGGTTGACGACTGGAGCCTGGAAGCGCTCGAAGCCGCCGTCCGTCAGATTGCGGAAAAGGAGGAACTCGGCCTCGGCAAGCTCGCGCAGCCTCTGCGCGCAGCCTTGACCGGCCGGACGACTTCACCGGGGATCTTTGATGTCCTCGTGCTCCTCGGACGCGAGGAATGTCTGGCCCGTCTGGGTGACCAGATCGACCGGCCGGAAACATTTTAA
- a CDS encoding ComEC/Rec2 family competence protein, producing MGAEGKWAPRRLPPVRPRPDAAWHTIEHWLETERDQIGLWLPVALGVGIGLYFGLGQRGMWLAALALLGGAGTAALAVGRGGRVASLLGWGALVAMLGLGLAWGRSERVAAPVLARPMVVPFDGRVIEADRLPARGQIRLLIAPDVEAGLPPQVRMSLDEEGAPAGLEPGARISVRARLVPPPDAAVPGAYDFARVAWFKGIGATGKALGPVTVVAAPTESGFWRWLAIERTALTRHIQAQLAGSTGGVAAAFVTGDVGAIDQADADAMRRSGLAHLLSISGLHVAAAIGAAMFLTLRLLALSERLALHWPLHLIAAGVGALAGIAYTLLSGAEVPTVRSCVAALVVLAGLALGREAMTLRLVAVGALVVLLVRPEALVGPSFQLSFAAVTAIVALHDHPRIRAFAQKRDEGLARRLAREIASLLLTGIVVEATLAPIGLYHFHKSGLYGAFANIVAIPLTTFVVMPAEALALLADLIGLGAPVWWVAGQGLALLLWLARTVSALPGSVTALPSMPPGAFLAMVAGGLWILLWRTRARRLGFVPLALGALWALLTPAPDLLVTSDGRHLAIRAPDGRLHLLRPRAGDYVRDVLGTGAGVEEEAIDLGAMPGARCSVDACVAAIRRSGRTWHLLALRSRYRLDWARLTQVCGWADIVVADRRLPRGCVPKWLKLDAPALRATGGVAILLSDGTVRTTRAQDRHPWALTARQPAPAIRIRSRGGNRGNTI from the coding sequence ATGGGGGCGGAGGGCAAATGGGCGCCGCGACGCCTTCCGCCGGTGCGGCCGCGCCCGGATGCCGCGTGGCACACGATCGAACACTGGCTGGAGACGGAGCGCGACCAGATCGGCCTGTGGCTGCCGGTGGCGCTGGGGGTGGGGATCGGGCTTTATTTCGGGCTCGGCCAGCGCGGGATGTGGCTGGCGGCGCTGGCCTTGCTGGGCGGTGCGGGCACGGCGGCGCTGGCGGTCGGCCGGGGCGGGCGGGTGGCGAGCCTCCTGGGGTGGGGCGCGCTGGTGGCCATGCTGGGGCTCGGCCTCGCCTGGGGGCGGAGCGAGCGGGTGGCCGCACCCGTATTGGCGCGGCCGATGGTGGTGCCATTCGACGGCCGGGTGATCGAGGCGGATCGTCTGCCGGCGCGCGGGCAGATCCGCTTACTGATCGCGCCCGATGTCGAGGCGGGGCTGCCGCCGCAGGTGCGGATGTCGCTGGACGAGGAGGGCGCGCCTGCGGGGCTGGAGCCGGGCGCGCGGATTTCGGTGCGCGCGCGCCTGGTGCCGCCGCCCGATGCCGCCGTGCCCGGCGCCTATGATTTCGCGCGGGTGGCGTGGTTCAAGGGGATCGGCGCGACGGGCAAGGCGCTGGGGCCGGTGACGGTGGTGGCGGCCCCGACGGAAAGCGGTTTCTGGCGCTGGCTGGCGATCGAGCGCACGGCGCTGACGCGCCATATCCAGGCGCAGCTGGCGGGCAGCACGGGCGGGGTGGCGGCGGCGTTCGTGACGGGCGATGTCGGCGCGATCGATCAGGCGGATGCGGATGCGATGCGTCGCTCTGGCCTCGCCCATCTGCTTTCGATCAGCGGGCTGCATGTGGCGGCGGCGATCGGCGCGGCGATGTTTCTCACGCTGCGGCTGCTGGCGCTGAGCGAGCGGCTGGCCCTGCACTGGCCGCTCCATCTGATCGCGGCGGGCGTGGGGGCGCTGGCGGGGATCGCCTACACCCTGCTGTCGGGTGCCGAGGTGCCGACGGTACGCTCCTGCGTGGCGGCGCTGGTCGTGCTGGCGGGGCTCGCGCTGGGGCGGGAGGCGATGACGCTGCGGCTGGTGGCGGTCGGCGCGCTGGTGGTGCTGCTGGTCCGGCCCGAGGCGCTGGTGGGGCCGAGCTTCCAGCTGAGCTTCGCCGCCGTCACCGCGATCGTCGCGCTGCACGATCATCCGCGCATCCGGGCGTTCGCGCAGAAGCGGGACGAGGGGCTGGCGCGGCGCCTCGCGCGCGAGATCGCCTCGCTGCTGCTGACCGGCATCGTCGTGGAGGCGACGCTGGCGCCGATCGGGCTCTATCATTTCCACAAGTCCGGGCTTTACGGCGCCTTCGCCAATATCGTCGCGATCCCGCTGACGACCTTCGTGGTGATGCCGGCCGAGGCATTGGCCTTGCTGGCGGACCTCATCGGCCTCGGCGCGCCCGTCTGGTGGGTGGCGGGGCAGGGGCTGGCGCTGTTGCTGTGGCTGGCGCGGACGGTGTCGGCCTTGCCCGGATCGGTGACGGCCCTGCCTTCGATGCCGCCGGGCGCCTTTCTGGCGATGGTCGCGGGCGGGCTGTGGATCCTGCTGTGGCGGACGCGCGCGCGGCGGCTGGGCTTCGTGCCGCTGGCGCTGGGCGCGCTCTGGGCGCTGCTGACCCCCGCGCCCGATCTGCTGGTGACCAGTGACGGCCGCCACCTCGCGATCCGCGCGCCGGACGGCCGCCTCCATCTGCTCCGCCCGAGAGCGGGGGATTATGTGCGCGACGTGCTGGGCACGGGCGCGGGCGTGGAGGAGGAGGCGATCGATCTGGGCGCGATGCCGGGCGCGCGCTGCAGCGTGGATGCCTGCGTCGCCGCGATCCGCCGGAGCGGGCGGACGTGGCATCTGCTGGCGCTTCGCAGCCGCTACCGGCTGGATTGGGCGCGGCTGACGCAGGTGTGCGGCTGGGCCGACATCGTGGTGGCGGATCGGCGGCTGCCGCGCGGCTGCGTGCCGAAATGGCTGAAGCTGGACGCGCCCGCGCTGCGCGCGACGGGCGGCGTGGCGATCCTGCTGTCGGACGGGACGGTGCGGACGACGAGGGCGCAGGATCGCCACCCCTGGGCGCTGACGGCCCGCCAGCCCGCCCCTGCGATCCGCATTCGGTCACGAGGCGGCAATCGAGGCAACACTATTTGA